The Campylobacter concisus sequence GGCATCGGCACAAAAAATAGCGGACTAAATGATGATCTTATCAAGAAATTAAAAGAAGCAGATGAAGCAGGACAGATCAAGCCTTTAACAAAAAGGCTAGAGAGAAACGACCTAAAGCAAAAAGACCTTGCAGCGCTAAAAACTCTAGTTAGCAACGTAAACGTAAGTGGCAAAACACTTGGCGGAGAGGCACTTTATCTAAAAAGAACTACAAATAATGCTGGCAAAAGCGTAACAGCCTCAGCGGCAAATGGTGTTAGCGTGCAAAATTTTAGTATCGATGTGCAAAAACTTGCTCAAAAAGATACATTTCAAAGCTCAAATTTCAAAAACGCTTCAAACTTAGTAGGTGCGACAAATAACGGCTCTTTTGACATTGAGATCGATGGACAAAAATTTTCTATTAGCGTAACTAGATCAACCACATATCAAGATATTGTAGACAAGATAAATGATATTAGTGGCGGTAAATTGCAAGCTAGAATTTTAAACGTTGGCGGAGATAAACCAAATCAAATCATGCTTCAATCAGGCAACACTGGCGCAACACAGACTATTAAATTTTCAAATGATACAGCTGGCGTTTTAGATAAGCTAGGCTGGGATAGTACGCAGTTTCAAGATAAAGATGCAAATGGCACTCTGCTAACAAATCCTGATGGCACACCAAAGATGACATCAAATTTTGAAAAAAATAGAATTTTAAAGGCACAAGATGCGGAATTTACATATAACGGAGTAAATGTAAAAAGAAGCAAGAATACTTTCAACGACTTAAGACCGGGAATTTCTATTACATTAAATGAAACTGGTAAAACAAACGTAAGCGTCTCTCAGGATACAAAAGAGGTAATAAAAGCGGTTGAAGAATTTATCAAAGACTACAACCTAATGACCATGAACCTTGGTATAGCCACAAAATATGACGAGGAAAAGGGGGCTGGCACTTTCCAAGGCGTTAGCGAAATTTCAAGTTTAAGATCAAACATTGGTCGTCTTGTAAATGGACAAGATAGCGAAGGCAAAGCATTAAGTAAATATGGCATAGTGCCTGATAAAGACGGACAGCTTCAGCTTGATCTAAATAAACTAAATGCAGCTCTTAGCAAAGATCCTGAAGAGATTCAGAAATTTTTCATGGGATCAAGCAAGATCGAGCCAATAAGCTATATGGGAGCATCGACTGTTAGCGCTGGAGCATTAGACATAAAAGCTGGCGATCTTACGATAAACGGCAAGTCAGTTACATTCTCAACTACTGCCACAGCCACAGCCGAAGAGAACGCGCTAAAACTTCAACAAGCCATAAATGACGCTGGTATAACTGGAGTTACAGCTAGTCTTGATAAAAGTGGCAAAAGAATCGTCTTAAAAAGAAGCGATGGCGAAAATATCGAGGTAAAAGGTAAAAATTCAGCCTTAACAGCTCTAGGTATGAATGAAGCTACTATAAATCCAGTAACCAAAAAGACAGATGGGCTATTTACAAAGCTAGCTAAAATGCTTGATGGTGTCGTTGGCAAAAGTGGTACGATGGTTGCTATGCAAAATCAGTTAAAAGACGAGAATGAGTCGATCACAAAAAACAAAGAGAGCACACAAAAGCTTTTAGATGAAAAGTACACAACAATGCAAGAGCGTTTTATCAAGTATAACGCTATCATAGCAAGCTTAGAAAATCAGTTCTCAACACTAAAATCAATGATCGATGCAGAGATAAATAGCAGAAAATAAGAGAGAAAGATGAATCAAAGTGCATATAGTGCATACGCACAGTCTAGTTTTGGGGGCATTGAGTCCCCAACTAAATTAATAGAAATGCTTTATGACGGGATTTTAAAATTTATATTTCGTACAAAAAAGGCGATAGAAGCTGGAGATATAGAGAAAAAAGTTTATTATATAAATAGGACAAACGCTATTTTTGTTGAGCTTTTAAATTCGCTTGATTATTCTCAAGGCGATGTAGCTCACTATCTTAGCGGCCTTTATACAAGACAGATGCAGCTTCTTGCTATGGCAAATATACAAAACGATGTCGCAGCTTTAAATGAAGTAACCAATGTTGTAAAGCAACTATCTGAAGCATGGAGAGAGGTAACGTCAGGTGAATAGTTGGATCAATGAGTTTAAATTAGCATTGATAAACGAAGATACAGGCAAGATAGCTGCTTTATCACAAAATTTTAGTGAAGATATGTTTACTAGCCTAGCTCTAGCACAAGAAGCACAAGCACTAATTGGCGGTGCAATAGAGCTTTTAAAAAGTAAGTCTTCACACATCCAAAATGAGCTTATAAAGCTACAAAAAGCTCAAAAATACGTAACAAACTAATCAATTTTTATAAATTTAAAGGCACGGCGTTAAGCCGAGTTCTGTCTTGAGCGATCATTTATCTACGCTTGCTTTTACAAACAAACTCTAGCGAAGGGTTTTAATATAAGACCAAAACCATCCCTTCTTGCTGCAGGTTGGGTTTATATGGCCACGCAAGTTACCAAGCGTGCCGGTGGGCTCTTACTCCGCCGTTTCACCTTTACCGCCGAAGCGGAAGTCTGCTTTCTGTTACACTATCCCTTAGGTTTCCCTAGCCATCCGTTAGATGGAACCTTGTCTTATCGCAGCTCGGACTTTCCTCTTTTGTAAAAACAAAAGCGATCACTTACCGTGCCAGGTCAAAATTATAGCGGTTTTGGCTTAAATTTATAGCTTTAGCTTTTATTACAACTACACTTACTTCTTCTAAGCCATATAATTTTACACACAAAAAGCGACTTTATAGACAACCTTTTGAGCAAAAGCCTAGCTTAACATTTTATATAAATTTTACTCTTAAAACAGCTGTATTTTTATCTCAAAGTGAAATAAATTCAGCATTATTCATAGGTCGTAAATCGTACGAGTCCCCAAATTTCTCCATTATCTCGCACGTGGCCTGCGTAAAAGGCTCGCAGCCAAAGTGTGGCACGACGCAAAAATTAACTAAATTTAACCCCGTAAAATCGCTCATATTTGGGCTATTTTCATCCATTAGCGTAGCATATTTCGTATCTGGAGCCGCCGCTATCGCTCCCGCCGACTCACCGATATAAATTTTGCCCGCTTTGACTGCATTTTTTATAGCTTGCCAGACGCGCGATTTTTGCAGCTCGTTAAGCAGATAAAACGTATTTCCGCCGCTAACGTAAATGATGTCGCACTGACTAATAGTAGATAAAATTTTATCTTCACAAGATGGCTCATCTTGGCTAGATACTAGCGCTGCCGAATCCTTGGCGCAAGAGACGTCAAGGTGTCTTAGCTTCGCACCAAAATTTTCTAAAATCTCCGCCGCTTCGCCGACGTAGAAATTTACCTCTTCAAATTTGGCCGCAGTATCTATAAAAACAATATCTTTGCCTTGAAAATTTACCACTTCATTAATCTTGCTCGCAACCTCCGCAAAGTAAGAGCAAAGAAAAATATTTGCCATTTTTAATCCTTTTAAAATATAAATTTGCAAACCCATTATATCCAAACGAGCCTAGAAACACTTGTGTTTCGCGTCGCCAGCGCATCTTGCTTTACGGGTAAAATTTAGCGATTTTAGGATAAGGATCTTGGTGCAAAAATTTGATAAATTTAGCCACAAATTTAAATTTAAAATAATAAAGTAAAGTATTTTTGTACCGCTTGGCTCACAGCTTTTAAAGAGCGTCAGGCGAGGTGAATTTTGATTTGTGAAATTTAAACTTGAAAGTTAAGGCGAAGTTTTGCGAGATGGTTTTAAATGTTTTATGTGCCACTATGCTCGTAGCTAAACAAAAGAAGTAAATTTCGTCCAAAAATAAGGCATACAGCCTATCGCAGAGCAAAATTTATACTCTGCTTGCAGTTACCGGCATAGACACAAAAATCATTTAAAAGCGCTCACAAGACGAGTCGCCGCCCTATTCAAAGATGTTTTTATGCAAGATTTCTTCTAGCACCACCGTTGCGTAGCTGCCTTTTTGCAGCGTAAAATTTATCGTAAAGTGCGCTTTTTCCTCGTTGTATTTGTAGCTTGTATCCTCCAAGTAGCACCACGCAAAGCGCCTAGATCCCGTCATTTTAGCTTTGTGTTCATTTGCCTGCGCGAAAACTTGATCCTCTACCATTCTCGCCGCCCCCTGCGCCTCATACGCCTTCGCGCCCGCGATCAGCCCGCAGCTAGTGATATCTCTAGCGTCAAATCGCGCGCCCTCCGCGCCCAAATCCTCGCACAAAAAGCACTTGCCGTGCGGGTAGTGGCCCAAAACTTCGCCCTCTATCAGTTTAAAAAATCTCTTTTGCGATTTTAAATTTTTCAAAATCGCACTGTCAAAATACGGGTAAATTTGAGCTAGCTCTCCTAGGCTAAAATCCTGCGCAAACCTCGAAATCTCCACGCGTCTGCTAAGCCAGCGGTTAAAAAGATCGCTTTGATATGCCGAGATCAAAAAGTCGTTTAACTTTGGATTTTTACTCTTTTTGCCGTTTATCGTCCCATTTTTAAGTATCTCCAGTCCAGTTTCGGCGTTGTCGCCAAATTTACCAAAACGCTGATAGCCAAAGTAGTTTGCATAGCCCATTTTATCAATACTAACAAATGCTTGCTCTAGCTTTTTGGCATTACTTGGTAGCACCTTTTTTAAGCGGATAAAAAAGCTATTTCCCTTTAGATGTCCGATGCGAAGCTTATTTTTATGCGCATTTAGGCTTAAAATTTTCATCTTTTCGTGGCTAAAATTCGCTAAATTGCTCTCAAATTTGCGTGGCATAGAGATAAACTGCGTCGTCATGCCCTGCTTGTCCTTTAGCCCAGCATAGCCAAAGTCGCGCATCTTAGCTCCAGTGACCTCACTTAAGACGTGCAAGGCCTCTTGTGTCGTCATATCTTTTTTAGAAATTTCAACGATCAAGTGCTCGCCATCCCCACTAAATTCGTAAAGCGGTATCTCACGCACGACAAAATCATCTGAATTTTTAGAAAAATAAGCCTCGATGGGTGCATGAGTGAGCGCATAAAGTGGCTTAAAAGTGGTGGTTTCTTGCATTTTGTTTTAACCTTTTATTTGAAATTTTTGCAAAGACGTTAATCTTTGTCCGTGTTTTTGCGGCGATCCTTTTGATAGCGTTTAAATTTTTAGGACAAAAAGTAAATAAAATTTCATACTCTTCGCCGCTACTAAGCTCAAATTTACTTAGCTTTTTTGTAAATTTAGCACCCTTTTTGCTAGCCTTTAAAAGCTTAGCAAGATCAGCATTTAGCCCATCTGAGATATCCATAGCGGAGTTTATAAGATGAGCTGCTTTGTAGAAAAAATTATCTCTTAAAATAGGTTTTTTAAATCGCGAGTTTTTTGAAATTTTAGCTAGCCTCAGAAGCGAATTTAGCCCCTTTTTGCTACCTCCAAGCTCGCCCGTAAAAGCTACCAGATCTCCGTATTTTGCATTTTTTCTAAGCACAGCTTTACCATTTAGCTCGCCAATTATACTAACGCTTATATTTAAAATTTTGCTACTTATCGTGTCGCCACCGATTATCTTTACGCCAAACTCCTCGCACGCTCTGTTTATGCCAGCGCTTAGCTCTTTGATTTGCTGCGGCAAAAAATTCTTTGGCAAACTAAGTCCAAGAAGCGCAAATTTTGGCCTAGCATTCATCACGATTGTATCTGAAAAATTTACGATCATCGCCTTGTAGCCGATCTCTTCAAGGCTTAGCCAGCCATGCTTAAAGTGCGAGTTTTCAGCAAAAATATCCTTGCTAAAGACCTGCTTGCCAAGCACAGCCGCATCATCGCCAATATAAGCGTTACCAAAGCATTCAATCGTGAAATTTTCTTTATCCATCGGGCCATTATAATGAAACTCCTTTTAATTTTAGGATAAAATAAGCCAAAAAAGGAGCTAAATGCAAAAAATAGAAATTTTTAGATTTAATGCAAAAAAAGATATTTTGTCGTATTTTAAACCATATTTTTTAGAAATTTTAGATTACGCAAACCTTGATGAACTATTTTTGCATATTAAAAAAATTGATCCATATTTTCAGCCAACAACTGGCTTTGTGAAAGTAAATGATGTCGTAGTGAGCACTGCTGAACCATTAGTAAATTTATATGAAAAAATTGCAGACGAGCTTGTGATTTCGCCACTTGATGAAAAACGAGCGGTTTTAGATCTTGAGATAAATGATGACGACTTTTGGGAGAAATTTAAGCCATTTGATAAATTTTGTGATCAAGCAGACAAAGAATTTTATGCAAGCTTAAAGCCATATTTTTATGCTGATTTTGTGAGAGAATACGAGCCAAATTTTATAGGTGCAGCTGCTATCATACTGGCTCACCATCTTTATAAAAAAGAAAAAAATGATGAGATTATGAGGCTTATCAACAATGAAAATGGTATTTTAATAGCTTGCAAGATTGATGATTTTATCTTTAGCGGAAGCGAAATTTATAACGAAGCGATTAGGTTTTTTAAAGAAATTTTAGGGATAAAAGAGAATGAAACCTCAAAAAATGAGCTTGAAAAGATAAAGAGCTTGGATAAATTTAAAGAGTTTAAAATAGCCGTAAGCGATAAAATCCCTGAAAATTTAGATAAATTTAGAGCAAATTTTATAAATCTAAACAATAAATTTCCTTGTGGATTTGAACTTTTAAAAGCAAACGAAAAGCTTGCATTTACACTTGCAAGTAAGACTATCTTTAATGCGTTTGATAGCGGGGCTGATTTTTTACTAGCTAGCAATGAGGCTGAGTTTTATATGTTTGACACGCTTTCAAAAAAGCTTGAAAAATTTGTAAACAGAAGTTTGCAGGATTTTTATATTTTAAGAGTTAGCGAACTGATCGAGCTTGAAAATGGCAAAATTCCAGCAAGCCTAAAAGAGCATACGCTAAAAGTAATTTTAGTCTAAAACTAGAGAATTTATTTTTGCAAAGTTGCATTTTGCTCGCTTAGGGCTTCTTCTTTTTCGTCTTCTTGTCTTATCTCATCGTACCTTGCTTTGGCATTTTCATAAACACCAGCTGGAAGGCTTATGTTTAAATCGTCCCTTAAGCTCATCACATCATCACAAGCATTTTGGTAGCCAAGGTCGCAACTTTTCATGTAATAACTCACGCCAAGCTCAATATTTGAGTGCTTTTTTAGATCACTATCCATTTGCTCATTTATCTCTTCATTTATAAACATATCGCCCAAAGCTTCGCACGAAAGCACATCTTTTTGCTCACAGCCATCATAAAAAATTTCATACGCAGCTACGTAATCTCCGGCATTTAGCGTCTCAATGCCTCTGTCATAATCATCAATATCAAAGCCAAATGCCAAATTTAAAGCTAGGATTAAAAAAATTATCTTTTTCATATAAAGCTCGGTGCGTCGTTTGAAAATAGTATGAGATCGCCAGCACGCGTATTTTGAGCTAGAATTTCTTGCATTTTATTTTTATCCTTTAAGATGATGATCTTTGGCTTTACGATGTGCTTTAGTAAAACTTCAGCATTTAGCGAGCTTGTGATGATAACAAGATCAAAAATTTCATTTATCACCTTGGCTAAATTTGCATTTTGCTCCGCGTCACTCTCGACGATGCCTGGTGTTAGCAACACTTTTCTGCCAGCGTAGGTGCTTACAAGCTCGTAGCTTGCGCTCATGCCTGAGAAATTTCCATTAAAACTATCGTCAATTATCAGCTTGCCGCCAGCCTCGATCTTGCTTAGGCGGTGCTCGACGTTTTTCATCTTAGATAGCGCTTTATCTACCGCCTCATCGCTCATTTTTAGATATCTTGCCACCTTTATACAAACGGCTAAATTTGTAGCATTAAATTTACCAAGCAGCGGCGAAGCGTAACTCTTGTCATCAAGCATAAATGATATTCCATCTAAATTTGCATTGATATCTTTTAGACTCTCATCGTAAATTTCTATATTTTCGCTTGGCTCTTTTTTTGTCGAACTATGTAAAAATGCCATTTGCAAACGAGCGCTTTGAAGTGCTTCAAGCTTGGTAGAGCGGATATTATCAAGCGTTTTAAAATACTCAATGTGTTGCGCGCCGATTTCGCCTACGATTACGATTTGCGGATTTAGAAATTTAGTGATCTCTAAAATGTCACCCTTTAGCCTAGCACCTGCTTCAACGATGTAAATTTGCGTTTGCTCGTTTAAATTTTCATTGATATCTTTGATGATGCCAGCCATTGTATTTACGCTGCGAGGCGTCTTGTAGCAGACGAAGCTATCTTTTAAAATTTCAAATAAGAAATTTTTGATACTCGTTTTGCCGTAGCTTGCTGTGATCAAGATGATTTTTAGATCTTTATTTGCACCCAGTTTTTTAAGCGCCTTGTTTTTAAAGCCTTGAAATTTAATCTTTTCTAAAATTTCACTAAAAAATAGGCTCACAACCAAGACAAAAAGTGGCATCGGGGCTAAAAACGCCTTGTGGATGATGAAATTTAAAGCATAGTTTAGGATAATAGCGCAAGCAAGGATCACAAAAAAGTGCTTGATCCTGGCGGTAAAGACTAGCTTTTTATCAAGTTTTTTATGCCACAGATAAAGAGCTGGCAAAAGCGCAAAGTAAAAGTAGATAAAAAACCACTTGCCAGTCGTATAAAATAGCACCAAAGGCACGATGAAGAAAAAGACGTGCCAAGCGGGCTTTGTGAAGTGAAAGAGTACGCGCTCAGGCCTATATGAAAACCACTGAAAGCAAGTAATCACATAAAAAGCGAGCGCAAAGATAAATAAAACTGTGCTTATGCTTAAAAATACATTCATCTTATCTCCTCGATACCGCTCTCATCGTCAAGCACAACATTTTTTGCTTCATTTGGCTCAAAATTTATCCCTTTTTCTATCTCGTCACTTATAAATTTAGCGTGAAGTAAAAAGAAGAAGTGATCGCCACTAAGCGGGAAAAATGAACTATTTTTTATAAGCTTATGTATGCTCTCCCCGCTTGTTATAGGCGTTGCCTTGTCATTTTCGCCCCAGAATATCAAAGCCTTACCACTAAAGCTGGCAAAATGCTTTGTAAAATCCTCATCAACAACGTTTTTTAGGGTCTCATACATCACTCTACTCATACCACTCACATCTTTTGTAGCAAAGAGTTTATAAAATTTTCCAAATCCAAAAAGCTTAAAAATTTTAAAAATAGCGATCTTTGCTCGCACGATAAATGGCTTTTTGACAACTATGCCAGCTGAGCTTAAAAGCACAAGATGTGGCGGTTTTAGAAGCGTTGCGACCTTACCACCAAAGCTATGACCTACGATGATATCTGGCTTTATGCCAAGCTCATCACAGAAATTTTCAACAATTTTTGCATAATCGCTTGTTTTTAAAGGATCAGTAATTGAGCTTTTACCAAAGCCTGGCATATCGATATAAACATGGCACAGCTCGCTCAAATATGA is a genomic window containing:
- a CDS encoding alpha/beta fold hydrolase; the protein is MASRAVKYSSDEYEISYEVVNPKCKKIVLFLHGWGANKEIMKKAFGSYLSELCHVYIDMPGFGKSSITDPLKTSDYAKIVENFCDELGIKPDIIVGHSFGGKVATLLKPPHLVLLSSAGIVVKKPFIVRAKIAIFKIFKLFGFGKFYKLFATKDVSGMSRVMYETLKNVVDEDFTKHFASFSGKALIFWGENDKATPITSGESIHKLIKNSSFFPLSGDHFFFLLHAKFISDEIEKGINFEPNEAKNVVLDDESGIEEIR
- a CDS encoding thiamine-phosphate kinase, translating into MDKENFTIECFGNAYIGDDAAVLGKQVFSKDIFAENSHFKHGWLSLEEIGYKAMIVNFSDTIVMNARPKFALLGLSLPKNFLPQQIKELSAGINRACEEFGVKIIGGDTISSKILNISVSIIGELNGKAVLRKNAKYGDLVAFTGELGGSKKGLNSLLRLAKISKNSRFKKPILRDNFFYKAAHLINSAMDISDGLNADLAKLLKASKKGAKFTKKLSKFELSSGEEYEILFTFCPKNLNAIKRIAAKTRTKINVFAKISNKRLKQNARNHHF
- the fliD gene encoding flagellar filament capping protein FliD; translated protein: MAVGNVTNLGIGTKNSGLNDDLIKKLKEADEAGQIKPLTKRLERNDLKQKDLAALKTLVSNVNVSGKTLGGEALYLKRTTNNAGKSVTASAANGVSVQNFSIDVQKLAQKDTFQSSNFKNASNLVGATNNGSFDIEIDGQKFSISVTRSTTYQDIVDKINDISGGKLQARILNVGGDKPNQIMLQSGNTGATQTIKFSNDTAGVLDKLGWDSTQFQDKDANGTLLTNPDGTPKMTSNFEKNRILKAQDAEFTYNGVNVKRSKNTFNDLRPGISITLNETGKTNVSVSQDTKEVIKAVEEFIKDYNLMTMNLGIATKYDEEKGAGTFQGVSEISSLRSNIGRLVNGQDSEGKALSKYGIVPDKDGQLQLDLNKLNAALSKDPEEIQKFFMGSSKIEPISYMGASTVSAGALDIKAGDLTINGKSVTFSTTATATAEENALKLQQAINDAGITGVTASLDKSGKRIVLKRSDGENIEVKGKNSALTALGMNEATINPVTKKTDGLFTKLAKMLDGVVGKSGTMVAMQNQLKDENESITKNKESTQKLLDEKYTTMQERFIKYNAIIASLENQFSTLKSMIDAEINSRK
- a CDS encoding Type 1 glutamine amidotransferase-like domain-containing protein translates to MANIFLCSYFAEVASKINEVVNFQGKDIVFIDTAAKFEEVNFYVGEAAEILENFGAKLRHLDVSCAKDSAALVSSQDEPSCEDKILSTISQCDIIYVSGGNTFYLLNELQKSRVWQAIKNAVKAGKIYIGESAGAIAAAPDTKYATLMDENSPNMSDFTGLNLVNFCVVPHFGCEPFTQATCEIMEKFGDSYDLRPMNNAEFISL
- the truD gene encoding tRNA pseudouridine(13) synthase TruD; its protein translation is MQETTTFKPLYALTHAPIEAYFSKNSDDFVVREIPLYEFSGDGEHLIVEISKKDMTTQEALHVLSEVTGAKMRDFGYAGLKDKQGMTTQFISMPRKFESNLANFSHEKMKILSLNAHKNKLRIGHLKGNSFFIRLKKVLPSNAKKLEQAFVSIDKMGYANYFGYQRFGKFGDNAETGLEILKNGTINGKKSKNPKLNDFLISAYQSDLFNRWLSRRVEISRFAQDFSLGELAQIYPYFDSAILKNLKSQKRFFKLIEGEVLGHYPHGKCFLCEDLGAEGARFDARDITSCGLIAGAKAYEAQGAARMVEDQVFAQANEHKAKMTGSRRFAWCYLEDTSYKYNEEKAHFTINFTLQKGSYATVVLEEILHKNIFE
- the fliS gene encoding flagellar export chaperone FliS, with amino-acid sequence MNQSAYSAYAQSSFGGIESPTKLIEMLYDGILKFIFRTKKAIEAGDIEKKVYYINRTNAIFVELLNSLDYSQGDVAHYLSGLYTRQMQLLAMANIQNDVAALNEVTNVVKQLSEAWREVTSGE
- a CDS encoding Mur ligase family protein is translated as MNVFLSISTVLFIFALAFYVITCFQWFSYRPERVLFHFTKPAWHVFFFIVPLVLFYTTGKWFFIYFYFALLPALYLWHKKLDKKLVFTARIKHFFVILACAIILNYALNFIIHKAFLAPMPLFVLVVSLFFSEILEKIKFQGFKNKALKKLGANKDLKIILITASYGKTSIKNFLFEILKDSFVCYKTPRSVNTMAGIIKDINENLNEQTQIYIVEAGARLKGDILEITKFLNPQIVIVGEIGAQHIEYFKTLDNIRSTKLEALQSARLQMAFLHSSTKKEPSENIEIYDESLKDINANLDGISFMLDDKSYASPLLGKFNATNLAVCIKVARYLKMSDEAVDKALSKMKNVEHRLSKIEAGGKLIIDDSFNGNFSGMSASYELVSTYAGRKVLLTPGIVESDAEQNANLAKVINEIFDLVIITSSLNAEVLLKHIVKPKIIILKDKNKMQEILAQNTRAGDLILFSNDAPSFI